A genomic window from Pseudomonas alcaligenes includes:
- a CDS encoding response regulator transcription factor, with translation MKSDLAKAQRRPFLLWMDLTHDRSADELIAQFRSTCDCRLAKDSTISGRDSGQPPDMICMHFDRPDALGLNLLLEVKRTVPSIPISMFTVQHSEELAVWAMRSGVWEYVALPLCGTEKSRFLRALERLCQLRWQEDVHARKLQIERSSNLPDSIRLTKEHQKHHALQKAVSYIDQHYQEGIDQKDLAQRCGMTPFRFSRLFKEVLGLGFMEYVLNKRMELAKDLLANSQMPVTSIGYEAGFKDPSYFARAFKQCLGCTPSEYRNESRPREMPRFMGDDEKAGTNEAPRAS, from the coding sequence ATGAAGTCGGACTTGGCCAAAGCACAACGCAGACCATTCCTGTTGTGGATGGATCTGACTCACGATCGTTCGGCAGACGAGCTGATCGCGCAGTTTCGTTCGACCTGCGATTGCCGCCTGGCCAAGGACTCGACGATCTCCGGGCGTGACTCGGGGCAGCCGCCGGACATGATCTGCATGCACTTCGACAGGCCCGATGCTCTGGGGCTGAACCTGCTGCTGGAAGTCAAGCGCACGGTCCCCTCGATCCCCATCAGCATGTTCACCGTCCAGCACTCCGAGGAGTTGGCCGTCTGGGCGATGCGCTCGGGCGTCTGGGAGTACGTGGCACTCCCGCTGTGCGGCACGGAAAAGAGCCGCTTCCTCAGGGCTCTGGAGCGACTCTGCCAACTGCGCTGGCAGGAGGATGTACATGCCCGGAAGCTGCAGATCGAGCGCAGCAGCAACCTGCCGGACAGCATTCGCCTGACCAAGGAGCACCAGAAGCACCATGCTCTGCAGAAGGCCGTGAGTTACATCGACCAGCACTATCAGGAAGGCATCGACCAGAAGGACCTGGCCCAGCGCTGTGGCATGACTCCGTTCCGTTTCTCCCGTCTGTTCAAGGAGGTGCTGGGGCTGGGCTTCATGGAGTACGTGCTGAACAAGCGCATGGAACTGGCCAAGGACCTGCTCGCCAATAGCCAGATGCCGGTCACCAGTATCGGCTACGAGGCGGGCTTCAAGGACCCCTCCTACTTTGCGCGCGCCTTCAAGCAATGCCTGGGCTGTACTCCCAGCGAATACCGCAATGAAAGCCGGCCTCGGGAGATGCCGCGCTTCATGGGCGATGACGAAAAGGCGGGCACCAACGAAGCGCCCAGGGCCTCATGA
- a CDS encoding Flp family type IVb pilin, producing the protein MKIDTVKASVVRFLKDEEGLTIVEYAVAGGLITLAVVAAFNLLGGAVDTNIRELCGAVSSSNGSVTPC; encoded by the coding sequence ATGAAAATCGATACTGTCAAAGCCTCGGTAGTGAGGTTCCTGAAGGATGAAGAAGGCCTGACGATTGTGGAGTACGCGGTGGCCGGGGGGCTGATCACTCTGGCGGTGGTGGCTGCGTTCAACCTGCTAGGCGGTGCGGTGGACACCAATATTCGCGAGCTCTGCGGCGCAGTGAGCTCGAGCAACGGCTCCGTCACTCCCTGCTAG
- a CDS encoding AAA family ATPase — protein sequence MYAISDSNAYPSEREAVQKLAPQPKCIRDTGLNENFLGDLLCKHLHDAGVLDLPRLVERLALTGAVVEEVLQFLRKQGRIEVLGQTGGQALRYGLTERGRVSARDALERSGYLGAAPFPVSAYRSLLKVQTIHHGNITSRDMRSAFGGVVLSEGMLDQLGVAMNSGRAIMIYGPAGTGKTYISTKLIRLFAEAIWVPYAIVINESVVEVYDPQVHQSLEDPQQNPLLLDEGIDRRLLCCKRPIVITGGELTMEQLDVRYDPYSRQYQAPLQLKASNGMFIIDDMGRQRMAPAELLNRWIVPMEEKRDFLSLGGGRHCELPFDLILVFSTNLNPLELADEAFLRRIGYKLHFDYLKPDDYERIWRQECERLGIAFDPILLRYVLQGLYEAEGMPLVPCHPRDLLGMALDRQRYLDSPGPLSPRELEWAWHNYFVQLDFLG from the coding sequence ATGTACGCCATCAGCGACAGTAACGCCTATCCCAGCGAGCGCGAGGCCGTCCAGAAGCTTGCACCTCAGCCCAAGTGCATCCGTGACACCGGCCTGAACGAGAACTTTCTCGGCGATCTGCTGTGCAAACACCTTCACGATGCCGGCGTCCTCGACCTGCCGCGCCTGGTCGAGCGCCTGGCACTGACGGGCGCAGTGGTGGAAGAGGTGCTGCAGTTCCTGCGCAAGCAGGGACGTATCGAGGTGCTGGGGCAGACAGGGGGACAGGCGCTGCGCTATGGCCTGACCGAACGTGGCAGGGTCTCGGCGCGCGATGCCCTCGAGCGCAGCGGCTACCTGGGGGCGGCACCTTTCCCGGTGAGCGCCTATCGCTCGTTGCTGAAGGTACAGACCATCCACCATGGCAACATCACGTCACGCGACATGCGATCGGCCTTCGGGGGCGTGGTCCTCAGCGAGGGCATGTTGGATCAGCTCGGCGTGGCGATGAATTCCGGTCGGGCGATCATGATCTACGGCCCTGCCGGTACCGGGAAGACCTACATCAGCACCAAGCTGATCCGCCTGTTCGCCGAGGCCATCTGGGTGCCCTATGCCATCGTCATCAACGAGTCGGTGGTGGAGGTCTACGACCCCCAGGTGCACCAGAGCCTGGAAGATCCGCAGCAGAATCCACTGTTGCTGGACGAGGGTATCGACCGCCGGCTGCTGTGCTGCAAGCGACCGATCGTGATCACCGGCGGCGAGCTGACCATGGAGCAGCTGGACGTCCGCTATGACCCTTACAGCCGCCAGTACCAGGCACCGCTGCAGCTCAAGGCCAGCAACGGCATGTTCATCATCGACGACATGGGGCGCCAGCGCATGGCGCCGGCGGAGCTGCTCAACCGCTGGATAGTGCCGATGGAGGAGAAGCGCGACTTCCTCAGCCTTGGTGGCGGCCGGCACTGCGAACTGCCGTTCGACCTGATCCTGGTGTTCTCCACCAACCTGAACCCGCTGGAGCTGGCCGACGAGGCCTTCCTGCGGCGCATCGGCTACAAGCTGCACTTCGATTACCTCAAGCCGGATGACTACGAGCGCATCTGGCGGCAGGAGTGCGAGCGGCTCGGCATCGCATTCGATCCGATCCTGCTGCGCTATGTCCTGCAGGGGCTGTACGAGGCGGAGGGCATGCCACTGGTGCCCTGTCATCCGCGCGATCTGCTCGGCATGGCGCTGGACCGCCAACGCTACCTCGATAGTCCCGGGCCGCTGTCGCCTCGGGAGCTCGAGTGGGCATGGCACAACTACTTCGTGCAACTCGATTTTCTCGGCTGA
- a CDS encoding prepilin peptidase, producing MNAWQMSMQYWLVALLMLAAASDVACRRIPNLFVLIGLLAGLLGQYLLSGSPAQAIYGALAGLALFMPFYAMGGMAAGDVKLMAVVGAFLGPLGVAWAAALTLIAGSLMGILILLWRGQLFRFAQRYWAMASLRAYVPAQAGDASQLRFPFALAILLGTVASLYWLPLRPW from the coding sequence ATGAATGCTTGGCAGATGTCGATGCAGTATTGGCTGGTGGCTCTGCTGATGCTCGCGGCGGCGAGCGATGTCGCTTGCCGCCGCATTCCCAATCTTTTCGTGCTGATCGGCCTGCTTGCCGGGCTGCTCGGCCAGTACCTGCTGTCTGGCAGTCCGGCCCAGGCGATTTATGGCGCTCTGGCTGGCCTGGCGCTGTTCATGCCCTTCTATGCGATGGGGGGAATGGCGGCGGGCGATGTGAAGCTGATGGCCGTGGTCGGCGCTTTTCTCGGCCCACTGGGCGTGGCATGGGCTGCCGCGCTGACGCTGATCGCGGGCAGCCTGATGGGCATCCTGATCCTTCTGTGGCGCGGCCAGCTGTTCCGATTCGCGCAGCGTTACTGGGCCATGGCCAGTTTGCGTGCCTACGTACCGGCGCAGGCCGGGGATGCCTCGCAGCTGCGCTTCCCCTTCGCCCTGGCCATCCTGCTGGGGACTGTGGCCAGTCTCTACTGGCTACCGCTGCGGCCCTGGTGA
- the zipA gene encoding cell division protein ZipA translates to MELRYWLIVIGVIVIVGILFDGWRRMRGGSGKLKFKLDHSFSNLPDDDADPDLLGPARVIDRKREPEFNEADMPSMSASEINRRRNLEPQQGDLNLDSDEPVPTLLTPVEEEEDKPAAKPKEQAPVEEVLVINVIARDAEGFKGPALLQNILESGLRFGEMDIFHRHESMAGNGEVLFSMANGVKPGTFDLDDFELFYTPAVSFFLGLPGPRHPKQAFDVMIAAARKLAHELNGELKDDQRSVMTAQTIEHYRQRIVEFERKKQLAGKR, encoded by the coding sequence ATGGAGCTGCGCTATTGGCTGATCGTCATTGGTGTCATCGTCATCGTCGGCATTCTGTTCGACGGCTGGCGCCGCATGCGGGGCGGTAGCGGCAAGCTGAAGTTCAAACTCGACCATAGCTTCAGCAATCTGCCCGACGACGATGCCGACCCCGATCTGCTGGGCCCGGCGCGGGTCATCGATCGCAAGCGCGAACCCGAATTCAACGAAGCCGACATGCCCAGCATGAGCGCCAGCGAGATCAATCGCCGGCGCAACCTCGAGCCGCAGCAGGGCGACCTCAATCTGGATTCTGACGAGCCTGTGCCCACGCTGCTGACGCCGGTCGAGGAAGAGGAAGACAAGCCGGCCGCCAAACCCAAGGAACAGGCGCCGGTCGAGGAAGTGCTGGTGATCAATGTGATCGCCCGCGATGCCGAGGGCTTCAAGGGCCCGGCACTGCTGCAGAACATCCTGGAGAGCGGCCTGCGCTTCGGCGAGATGGACATCTTCCACCGTCACGAGAGCATGGCTGGCAACGGCGAAGTGCTGTTCTCCATGGCCAACGGCGTCAAGCCCGGCACCTTCGACCTGGACGACTTCGAGCTGTTCTACACCCCGGCGGTGAGCTTCTTCCTCGGCCTGCCGGGCCCGCGCCATCCGAAGCAGGCCTTCGACGTGATGATCGCCGCCGCGCGCAAGCTTGCTCACGAGCTGAACGGCGAGCTGAAGGACGACCAGCGCAGCGTGATGACCGCGCAGACCATCGAGCATTATCGCCAGCGTATCGTCGAGTTCGAGCGCAAGAAGCAGCTCGCCGGCAAACGCTAA
- a CDS encoding sulfatase-like hydrolase/transferase: MTMEPGRHQGSSVASWRLWLGGTVFLLLLSLVYLLLTSAPKLHILLKTRVYESIFSGGLLHSQFAFDMLWFAVAFILLHLLLAALILGCWRWLSPRWLARERSGYSLLLVWGVVLALLANRCFFPQSFFSGSEEAGPVLWALLWGGSALWLVLLLGGGMLRKPVWALALIGVLAAWLPWPGNLVTDDGPRVLRAHPDVIIVGFDSLRPDVIGDTYTPHLQGYLRDAVIFPDAVTPLAHTYPAWMSILTGVYPVRHGARFNLIPDSFLDPQYRTLPQYLKALGYQSILAMDERRFANISGQHGFDRIVGPDVGAGDFMLGATSDTPVLNFARQTSLGRHLFPYIHNNRAAYNAYRGSVFVDSAAAELGGIPAETPALAAVHFCMAHWPYAFVPKRALAEERFKRFSPEVYSDEYYLNYLKAVSEADAQFGRFMAQLRSAGRLDNALIFFISDHGESFSTDALDLAGTRSDENRWQLSVNGHGTHATLPAQYRVLLAMQVYRKGKPTLSSTSLSVDRPVGLIDILPTTLDHLGLSPDAKPDGLSLFQSAPTQRDFFVESGFSVPAVLSNDPDPDQALQQGIGYYRVRPSGEIELKPEWIPALIERKEYTHIGTGDMLTYGNYDEERVGFRLLDLRNATWQKVDERAPAELLARARKLCQQFAGDPRLTREPVCRQTLVVQDTDQAAR; this comes from the coding sequence ATGACAATGGAACCCGGCAGGCATCAAGGCAGCTCCGTGGCCTCCTGGCGCCTCTGGCTGGGGGGAACGGTATTCCTGCTGCTGCTCAGCCTGGTCTACCTGCTGTTAACCAGCGCGCCGAAACTGCACATCCTGCTGAAAACGCGGGTTTATGAGTCGATCTTCTCCGGCGGACTGCTTCACTCCCAGTTCGCCTTCGACATGCTGTGGTTCGCCGTGGCGTTCATCCTGCTGCACCTCCTACTCGCCGCGCTGATCCTGGGTTGCTGGCGCTGGCTGTCACCACGCTGGCTTGCCAGGGAAAGAAGCGGATACAGCCTGTTGCTGGTATGGGGCGTCGTACTCGCGCTGCTAGCCAACAGGTGCTTCTTTCCGCAGAGCTTCTTCTCTGGCAGTGAGGAGGCTGGCCCCGTGCTCTGGGCCCTCTTGTGGGGCGGTAGCGCACTCTGGCTGGTGCTGCTACTAGGCGGAGGGATGCTGCGCAAACCCGTGTGGGCGCTGGCACTCATAGGCGTTCTGGCCGCCTGGCTGCCCTGGCCGGGTAACCTGGTCACAGACGATGGGCCCAGAGTGCTGCGAGCTCATCCCGATGTCATCATCGTCGGCTTCGACTCCCTGCGCCCGGATGTGATTGGCGACACCTACACGCCACACCTGCAGGGTTATCTGCGCGACGCCGTGATCTTCCCCGATGCGGTGACGCCCCTGGCACATACCTACCCGGCCTGGATGAGCATATTGACCGGCGTCTATCCGGTTCGCCACGGGGCACGCTTCAATCTGATTCCGGACAGCTTCCTGGATCCACAGTACAGGACCCTCCCCCAGTATCTGAAAGCACTCGGCTATCAAAGCATCCTGGCGATGGACGAACGCCGCTTCGCCAATATCTCAGGCCAGCATGGCTTCGACCGAATAGTCGGCCCAGACGTAGGTGCGGGGGATTTCATGCTCGGTGCCACCTCCGACACCCCCGTGCTGAACTTCGCTCGCCAGACCTCGCTGGGTCGCCACCTCTTTCCTTACATCCACAACAACAGAGCGGCCTACAACGCATACCGCGGCTCGGTATTCGTCGACAGTGCAGCCGCCGAACTGGGCGGTATTCCTGCCGAGACCCCCGCTCTGGCTGCCGTGCATTTCTGCATGGCTCACTGGCCTTATGCATTCGTTCCCAAGCGCGCTCTTGCAGAGGAACGCTTCAAGCGTTTCTCTCCTGAGGTCTACAGCGATGAGTACTACCTCAACTACCTGAAAGCCGTCAGCGAAGCCGACGCGCAGTTCGGCCGCTTCATGGCTCAACTGAGGTCTGCCGGCCGTCTCGACAATGCGCTGATCTTCTTCATTTCGGACCATGGAGAATCCTTCTCGACCGATGCCCTGGACCTGGCCGGCACAAGAAGCGATGAGAACAGGTGGCAGTTGTCGGTCAATGGGCACGGAACCCATGCCACGCTCCCCGCCCAGTACCGGGTCCTGCTTGCCATGCAGGTCTATCGGAAGGGTAAACCGACGCTCTCCAGCACGAGTCTGTCGGTCGACAGGCCGGTCGGGCTGATCGATATTCTGCCTACGACTCTCGACCACCTCGGGCTGTCTCCAGATGCCAAACCCGATGGCCTGTCGCTATTCCAGTCTGCCCCCACGCAGCGCGATTTCTTCGTCGAATCGGGATTCTCGGTACCCGCCGTCCTCAGCAACGACCCCGACCCCGACCAGGCACTGCAGCAAGGTATCGGCTATTACCGAGTCCGCCCGAGCGGCGAAATCGAGCTGAAGCCGGAATGGATTCCTGCGCTCATCGAGCGCAAGGAATACACACATATCGGCACAGGCGACATGCTTACCTACGGCAACTATGACGAAGAGCGGGTCGGCTTCCGCCTCCTCGACCTGCGTAACGCGACATGGCAGAAAGTGGATGAGCGCGCCCCCGCCGAACTACTGGCACGGGCACGGAAGCTCTGTCAGCAATTCGCCGGTGACCCCCGCCTGACCAGAGAGCCCGTCTGCCGGCAGACGCTGGTGGTGCAAGACACCGATCAGGCCGCACGTTAA
- the cpaB gene encoding Flp pilus assembly protein CpaB translates to MSSRTLTLVVLSVVLGLGAAWMANNWLSERLSAAPDDNMRGVMVAAVEIPFGTMIEAQHITMVRMPKATAPDDSFDSPEKAIGKIATFSMLRGDILRSARLAEHLGGSTLASLIETDKRAISVRVDDVVGVAGFLLPGNRVDVLATKKTGNANAQAETILEDLRVLAVDQTASTDKTQPVVVRAVTLEMTPEEAEILVKAMAEGRLQLALRNPLDNQKRPPEPPPVAAQPAPAPAPQPKPVVRRSNEGAGVTVIRGTAVANVRL, encoded by the coding sequence ATGAGTTCTCGTACTCTCACGCTGGTGGTCCTGTCCGTGGTACTCGGGCTGGGGGCCGCCTGGATGGCCAACAACTGGCTTAGCGAGCGGCTCAGCGCCGCTCCCGATGACAACATGCGCGGAGTGATGGTGGCAGCCGTTGAAATTCCCTTCGGCACCATGATCGAGGCCCAGCACATCACCATGGTGCGCATGCCCAAGGCCACGGCTCCCGACGACTCGTTCGACAGTCCGGAGAAGGCCATCGGCAAGATCGCCACCTTCTCCATGCTGCGTGGAGACATCCTGCGCAGTGCTCGGCTGGCCGAGCACCTGGGCGGCAGCACCCTGGCCTCGCTGATCGAAACCGACAAGCGTGCCATCTCGGTCCGGGTCGACGATGTGGTCGGGGTGGCCGGATTCCTGTTGCCGGGTAACCGGGTGGATGTACTGGCCACCAAGAAGACCGGCAATGCCAATGCCCAGGCCGAGACCATTCTCGAGGACCTGCGCGTGCTGGCTGTCGATCAGACCGCCAGCACCGACAAGACCCAGCCCGTGGTGGTGCGTGCGGTCACCCTGGAGATGACCCCCGAGGAGGCTGAAATCCTGGTCAAGGCGATGGCTGAGGGGCGCCTGCAGCTGGCCCTGCGCAATCCGCTGGATAACCAGAAGCGCCCGCCCGAACCCCCGCCTGTTGCCGCTCAGCCGGCCCCGGCGCCGGCTCCTCAGCCGAAGCCGGTGGTACGGCGCAGCAACGAGGGCGCAGGGGTGACGGTGATTCGCGGTACTGCAGTGGCCAACGTGCGTTTGTAG
- the ligA gene encoding NAD-dependent DNA ligase LigA gives MTDAAQRIAELRAELDEHNYRYYVLDEPSVPDAEYDRLFRELQALEAEHPELVTPESPTQRVGGEALSAFGEVRHEVPMLSLGNGFEEEDLRAFDRSVQGGLGLSGGDLFGGGAEVEYSCEPKLDGLAVSLLYRDGQLVRGATRGDGSTGEDISANVRTIRNVPLKLKGEGWPAVLEVRGEVYMPRAGFDELNARQAESGAKTFANPRNAAAGSLRQLDPKITASRPLEFCCYGVGQVSGELPATQVGMLEQLKAWGVPISRELKLARGIEQCLAYYRDIGERRMALPYDIDGVVFKVNNIEDQQQLGFRARTPHWALAHKFPAQEELTELLDVEFQVGRTGAVTPVARLKPVKVAGVTVSNATLHNMDEVARLGLMIGDTVIIRRAGDVIPQVMQVVAERRPTDARPVQVPEQCPVCGSAVERTQLVKRSKGRETTSEGSVYRCVGRLSCAAQLKQAIIHFASRRALDIEGLGDKIVEQLVDTGLVASPADLYTLTYEQVVVLEGFADLSTRNLLAAIRDSARPTLARFIYALGIPDVGEETAKLLARALGSLARIRVALPEVLTYLPDVGLEVASEIRNFFEDAHNLKVIDDLLARGIELQEEGDLSPEFSACASLAGFIDKLNIPFIAATGAEKLAARFGSLQGVINADWLDLRQVERLNEKAARSLREFFDIPANAERALRIEAQLREFGMHWASEKKVVDGLPLAGQTWVLTGTLEVMSRDQAKEKLESLGAKVAGSVSAKTTCVVAGPGAGSKLAKAGELGVRVLDEAAFIDLLAQHPG, from the coding sequence ATGACCGACGCCGCCCAACGCATTGCCGAGCTCCGCGCCGAGCTGGATGAGCACAACTATCGCTACTACGTGCTGGACGAGCCGAGCGTGCCCGACGCCGAGTATGACCGTCTGTTCCGCGAGCTGCAGGCGCTGGAGGCCGAGCATCCGGAGCTGGTGACGCCGGAGTCGCCGACCCAGCGCGTCGGTGGCGAGGCGCTCAGCGCCTTCGGCGAGGTGCGCCACGAGGTGCCCATGCTCAGCCTGGGCAACGGCTTCGAGGAGGAGGACCTGCGCGCCTTCGACCGCAGCGTGCAGGGTGGCCTCGGCCTCTCTGGCGGCGACTTGTTCGGTGGCGGCGCCGAGGTGGAATACAGCTGCGAGCCCAAACTCGATGGCCTGGCCGTCAGCCTGCTGTACCGCGATGGCCAGCTGGTGCGCGGCGCCACCCGCGGCGACGGCAGCACCGGCGAGGACATCAGCGCCAACGTGCGCACCATCCGCAACGTGCCGCTGAAGCTCAAGGGCGAGGGCTGGCCGGCTGTGCTGGAAGTGCGCGGCGAGGTCTACATGCCCAGGGCCGGCTTCGACGAACTGAATGCGCGCCAGGCCGAGAGCGGCGCCAAGACCTTCGCCAACCCGCGCAATGCGGCCGCCGGCAGCCTGCGCCAGCTCGATCCGAAGATCACCGCCAGCCGCCCGCTGGAGTTCTGCTGCTACGGCGTCGGCCAGGTCAGCGGCGAGCTGCCGGCCACCCAGGTCGGCATGCTCGAACAGCTCAAGGCCTGGGGCGTGCCGATCAGCCGCGAGCTGAAGCTGGCGCGCGGCATCGAGCAGTGCCTGGCCTACTACCGCGATATCGGCGAGCGGCGCATGGCGCTGCCCTATGACATCGACGGTGTGGTATTCAAGGTCAACAACATCGAGGACCAGCAGCAGCTCGGTTTCCGCGCGCGCACCCCGCACTGGGCTCTGGCCCACAAGTTCCCCGCCCAGGAGGAGCTCACCGAGCTGCTCGATGTGGAGTTCCAGGTCGGCCGCACCGGCGCCGTCACCCCGGTGGCGCGCCTGAAACCAGTCAAGGTGGCCGGCGTCACCGTCTCCAACGCGACCCTGCACAACATGGACGAGGTCGCGCGCCTGGGCCTGATGATCGGCGACACCGTGATCATCCGCCGCGCCGGCGACGTGATCCCGCAGGTGATGCAGGTGGTGGCCGAGCGCCGCCCGACCGATGCCCGCCCGGTGCAGGTGCCCGAGCAGTGCCCGGTGTGTGGCTCGGCTGTCGAGCGCACCCAGCTGGTCAAACGCAGCAAGGGCCGCGAAACCACCAGCGAGGGCTCGGTCTATCGCTGCGTCGGTCGTCTGTCCTGCGCCGCCCAGCTCAAGCAGGCGATCATCCACTTCGCCTCGCGCCGTGCCCTGGACATCGAGGGCCTGGGCGACAAGATTGTCGAGCAGCTGGTCGATACCGGCCTGGTGGCCTCGCCGGCCGACCTCTACACCCTGACCTACGAGCAGGTGGTGGTTCTGGAAGGCTTCGCCGACCTGTCCACGCGCAACCTGCTGGCGGCAATCCGCGATAGCGCTAGACCGACCCTGGCGCGCTTCATCTATGCCCTGGGCATTCCGGACGTAGGCGAGGAGACCGCCAAACTGCTGGCCCGTGCCCTCGGCTCGCTGGCGCGCATCCGCGTGGCCCTGCCGGAAGTGCTGACCTACCTGCCGGACGTCGGCCTGGAAGTGGCCTCGGAAATTCGCAACTTCTTCGAGGACGCGCACAACCTCAAGGTCATCGATGACCTGCTGGCCCGTGGCATCGAGTTGCAGGAGGAGGGCGATCTCAGTCCCGAGTTCTCCGCCTGCGCGTCCCTGGCGGGCTTCATCGACAAGCTCAACATCCCCTTCATCGCCGCCACCGGCGCGGAGAAGCTGGCGGCCAGGTTCGGCAGTCTGCAAGGCGTGATCAACGCCGACTGGCTCGACCTGCGCCAGGTCGAGCGCCTCAACGAGAAGGCCGCCAGGTCGCTGCGCGAGTTCTTCGACATCCCGGCCAACGCCGAGCGCGCTTTGCGCATTGAGGCGCAGCTGCGCGAGTTCGGCATGCACTGGGCGAGCGAGAAGAAGGTGGTCGATGGCTTGCCGCTGGCCGGCCAGACCTGGGTGCTGACCGGCACCCTGGAAGTCATGAGCCGCGACCAGGCAAAGGAGAAGCTGGAGAGCCTGGGCGCCAAGGTGGCCGGCTCGGTGTCGGCCAAGACCACCTGCGTGGTGGCAGGGCCAGGGGCTGGCTCGAAGCTGGCCAAGGCCGGTGAGCTGGGGGTTCGCGTGCTGGACGAGGCCGCGTTCATCGACCTTCTGGCCCAACATCCGGGCTGA